Proteins found in one Takifugu flavidus isolate HTHZ2018 chromosome 7, ASM371156v2, whole genome shotgun sequence genomic segment:
- the elovl1b gene encoding elongation of very long chain fatty acids protein 1b, with translation MANLLRGVQEMGSHAVDIYDYLLAGIDPRLKGYPLMQSPIPMTSILLCYLFFVLYLGPRIMANRKPFKLQEAMIVYNFALVALSIFIVYEFLMSGWVTTYTWRCDAVDTSDSPEALRMVQVAWLFWFSKIIELIDTIFFVLRKKHGQITFLHIFHHSFMPWTWWWGVSYAPGGMGSFHAMVNSTVHIIMYFYYGLSAAGPRFQKFLWWKKYMTAIQLVQFVLVSLHATQYYFMDSCDYQFPMVIHLVWVYGTFFFVLFSNFWIQAYVKGKRLPKQDVKKCQNGTSVYTNGKHHKNGNGIHNGTANGSTPHENGSSHVSKMKKA, from the exons ATGGCAAACTTACTGCGAGGTGTCCAGGAGATGGGCTCACACGCTGTGGATATATACGACTACCTCTTGGCAGGAATTG ATCCGCGGCTGAAGGGGTATCCTCTCATGCAGAGTCCGATCCCGATGACTTCAATATTGCTCTGCTACCTGTTCTTTGTACTGTACCTGGGGCCTCGAATAATGGCCAACCGCAAGCCCTTCAAATTACAAGAAGCCATGATAGTGTACAACTTTGCCCTCGTGGCCTTGTCGATATTCATCGTCTATGAA TTCCTGATGTCCGGTTGGGTCACGACATACACCTGGAGATGCGATGCAGTCGATACATCCGACAGTCCTGAAGCGCTACGA ATGGTCCAAGTGGCCTGGCTGTTCTGGTTCTCCAAGATTATCGAGCTCATAGACACA ATTTTCTTTGTGCTGAGGAAGAAACACGGCCAGATAACATTTCTCCACATCTTCCACCACTCCTTCATGCCCTGGACTTGGTGGTGGGGAGTTTCCTACGCTCCTG GTGGAATGGGGTCTTTCCACGCCATGGTGAACTCTACCGTCCACATCATCATGTATTTCTACTAcggcctctctgctgcaggcccTCGCTTCCAGAAGTTTTTGTGGTGGAAAAAATACATGACTGCTATTCAGCTG GTCCAATTTGTCCTGGTATCACTCCACGCTACTCAGTATTACTTCATGGACAGCTGTGACTACCAGTTCCCCATGGTAATCCACCTTGTCTGGGTGTACGGAACCTTCTTCTTTGTGCTCTTCTCCAACTTCTGGATCCAGGCGTACGTGAAGGGTAAGCGGCTGCCCAAGCAGGACGTTAAAAAGTGTCAGAACGGCACGTCCGTCTACACCAACGGGAAGCACCACAAGAATGGCAACGGCATCCACAACGGCACCGCCAACGGCTCCACTCCGCACGAGAATGGCAGCTCCCACGTGTCCAAGATGAAGAAGGCCTAA